In the genome of cyanobacterium endosymbiont of Braarudosphaera bigelowii, one region contains:
- the menB gene encoding 1,4-dihydroxy-2-naphthoyl-CoA synthase — protein MEIAWESVKIYDDILYHKFKGIARITINRPHKRNAFRPKTVFELYDAFCNAREDNTIGVILLTGKSPHIDGKYAFCSGGDQSVRGNAGYIDNEGIPRLNVLDLQKLIRSLPKVVIALVAGYAIGGGNVLQLLCDLTIAADNAIFGQTGPKVGSFDGGFGASYLSRVVGQKKAREIWFLCRQYNAEQALKMGLVNCVVPIERLEEEGMQWSMEILEKSPIAIRCLKSAFNADCDGQSGLQELAGNATLLYYMTEEGSEGKKAFLEKRTPNFSQYPWLP, from the coding sequence ATGGAAATTGCATGGGAAAGTGTAAAAATTTACGACGACATACTCTATCATAAATTTAAAGGCATTGCCAGAATAACTATTAATCGCCCTCATAAACGTAATGCTTTTCGTCCGAAGACCGTTTTTGAATTATACGATGCTTTTTGTAATGCCCGTGAAGATAATACTATCGGTGTGATTTTACTGACGGGAAAATCCCCTCATATAGATGGTAAATATGCTTTTTGCTCAGGTGGAGATCAAAGTGTCAGAGGAAACGCAGGTTATATAGATAATGAAGGAATTCCTCGTTTAAATGTTCTTGACTTGCAAAAGTTAATTCGTTCTTTACCGAAAGTTGTTATTGCTTTAGTAGCTGGTTATGCAATTGGAGGAGGAAATGTACTTCAATTATTGTGTGACTTAACAATTGCGGCGGACAATGCAATTTTTGGGCAAACAGGACCAAAAGTTGGGAGCTTTGATGGTGGTTTTGGAGCCAGTTATTTGTCTCGAGTAGTTGGCCAGAAAAAAGCTAGAGAGATTTGGTTTCTTTGTCGTCAATACAATGCAGAACAAGCTCTAAAAATGGGTTTGGTTAATTGTGTAGTACCGATAGAAAGACTGGAAGAAGAAGGAATGCAGTGGTCTATGGAAATATTGGAAAAAAGTCCTATAGCTATTCGCTGTCTAAAATCGGCATTTAATGCTGACTGTGATGGACAGTCTGGTTTACAAGAATTAGCAGGTAATGCAACCCTTCTATATTATATGACGGAAGAAGGTAGTGAAGGGAAAAAAGCATTTTTAGAAAAACGTACTCCGAACTTTAGTCAATATCCCTGGTTACCGTAG
- the hemL gene encoding glutamate-1-semialdehyde 2,1-aminomutase, which translates to MWRSILNKNTPLITEKSEEIFSAAQKLMPGGVSSPVRAFKSVNGQPIVFDRVKGAYAWDVDGNQYIDYVGTWGPAICGHAHPEVINSLNKALEKGTSFGAPSLLENILAEMVIKAVPSIEMVRFVNSGTEACMSVLRLMRAFTGREKIIKFEGCYHGHADMFLVKAGSGVATLGLPDSPGVPKSTTASTLTAPYNDLEAVKTLFAENPNDIAGIILEPVVGNSGFIRPNPGFLEGLRELTKVNHALLTFDEVMTGFRISYGGAQQKLGVTPDLTTLGKVIGGGLPVGAYGGRADIMSMVAPAGPMYQAGTLSGNPLAMTAGIKTLEILQGPETYTKLEELTKQLSQGLLKIAKDKGHSVCGSYSGAMFGLFFTEGPVHNYDDAKKSDLNKFSRFHRGMLEKGVYLAPSQFEAGFMSLAHTSQDVEETLAIASDVLSIL; encoded by the coding sequence ATGTGGAGATCAATTTTGAATAAAAATACACCATTAATCACCGAGAAATCTGAAGAAATTTTTTCTGCTGCACAAAAGTTAATGCCAGGTGGAGTTAGCTCTCCTGTAAGAGCATTTAAGTCTGTTAATGGACAACCTATTGTTTTTGATCGTGTTAAAGGAGCTTATGCTTGGGATGTAGATGGGAATCAATATATTGATTATGTAGGAACTTGGGGACCTGCTATCTGTGGTCATGCTCATCCAGAAGTAATAAATTCATTGAATAAAGCCTTAGAAAAGGGAACAAGTTTTGGAGCCCCATCTTTGTTAGAAAATATATTAGCAGAAATGGTTATTAAAGCTGTTCCAAGTATTGAGATGGTTCGTTTTGTTAATTCTGGAACTGAAGCCTGCATGTCAGTATTGCGCCTAATGCGAGCATTTACTGGTCGAGAAAAAATTATAAAATTTGAGGGCTGTTATCATGGTCATGCTGATATGTTTTTGGTTAAAGCTGGCTCTGGGGTAGCGACTTTAGGTCTTCCCGATTCACCAGGAGTACCTAAAAGTACTACTGCTAGTACATTAACTGCACCTTATAACGACTTAGAAGCAGTAAAAACTTTATTTGCAGAAAATCCTAACGATATAGCTGGAATAATTCTTGAACCAGTAGTCGGAAACTCAGGGTTTATTAGACCGAATCCAGGATTTTTAGAAGGATTGCGAGAATTAACTAAAGTTAATCATGCATTATTAACATTTGATGAAGTAATGACAGGTTTTCGTATTTCCTATGGAGGGGCTCAGCAAAAATTAGGAGTAACTCCTGATTTAACAACATTGGGTAAAGTGATAGGTGGAGGATTACCTGTAGGAGCCTATGGAGGGCGTGCAGACATCATGTCCATGGTTGCTCCTGCTGGGCCAATGTATCAAGCAGGTACTCTATCTGGTAACCCACTAGCTATGACAGCTGGAATTAAAACCTTAGAAATATTACAAGGACCAGAAACCTACACAAAATTGGAAGAATTAACAAAACAATTAAGCCAGGGACTGCTAAAAATAGCCAAAGATAAAGGACATTCTGTTTGTGGTAGCTACTCTGGAGCCATGTTTGGACTATTTTTTACCGAAGGACCGGTACATAATTATGATGATGCAAAAAAATCTGATCTAAACAAGTTTAGTCGTTTTCATAGAGGTATGTTAGAAAAAGGCGTTTATCTTGCGCCTTCTCAATTTGAAGCTGGATTTATGTCTTTAGCTCATACTTCTCAAGATGTCGAAGAAACTCTAGCAATAGCTAGCGATGTGTTATCAATTTTATAA
- a CDS encoding long-chain acyl-[acyl-carrier-protein] reductase, translating into MFGLIGHLTNLEHAQSVAGTLGYTEYGNQGLDFWCSAPPLVVDHFQVTSITGQVIEGKYFESCFLPEMLVNRRIKAAIRKILNAMALAQKNNVNITALGGFSSIIFEEFNLKNNKQVRNISLEFNNFTTGNTHTAYIICRQVEQASINLGIDLSKSTVAVCGATGDIGSAVCRWLNDTTDVQELLLIARNQERLQKLRDELNRGQILGLEEALPKADIIVWVASMPKGVKINAEVLKKPCLVIDGGYPKNLGTQIQHPDIHVLKGGIVEHSLDIDWKIMDIVNMDIPSRQMFACFAEAVLLEFEQWHTSFSWGRNQITVSKMKQIGEASIKHGFSPLLK; encoded by the coding sequence ATGTTTGGTCTGATAGGTCATCTCACAAATTTAGAACACGCTCAATCCGTTGCCGGTACACTTGGCTACACTGAATACGGTAATCAAGGGCTGGATTTTTGGTGTTCTGCCCCACCATTAGTCGTTGATCATTTCCAAGTTACTAGTATTACAGGACAGGTCATAGAGGGAAAATATTTTGAGTCTTGCTTTTTACCGGAAATGCTTGTTAATCGACGTATTAAGGCAGCAATTCGTAAAATATTAAATGCTATGGCCTTAGCCCAAAAAAATAACGTAAATATAACAGCATTAGGAGGATTTTCTTCAATTATTTTTGAAGAATTTAATCTTAAAAATAATAAACAGGTACGTAATATATCTCTAGAATTTAATAATTTCACAACAGGTAATACCCATACGGCTTATATTATTTGTCGTCAAGTAGAACAAGCTTCTATAAATTTAGGAATTGATTTGTCTAAATCAACAGTGGCAGTTTGTGGTGCGACAGGAGATATAGGTAGTGCTGTTTGTCGCTGGTTAAATGATACAACCGATGTCCAGGAACTGCTGTTAATTGCTCGCAACCAAGAAAGATTACAAAAGTTGCGTGATGAATTAAATCGAGGACAGATTCTAGGTTTAGAAGAAGCCTTACCTAAAGCCGATATTATTGTCTGGGTAGCAAGTATGCCGAAAGGAGTAAAAATCAACGCTGAGGTTCTCAAAAAGCCTTGTTTAGTAATTGATGGAGGTTACCCTAAAAACTTAGGAACACAAATTCAGCATCCTGATATTCATGTTCTAAAAGGAGGAATAGTCGAGCACTCTTTAGATATTGATTGGAAAATAATGGATATTGTTAATATGGATATTCCTTCTCGTCAAATGTTTGCCTGCTTTGCAGAAGCAGTATTGCTTGAGTTTGAGCAATGGCATACTAGCTTCTCTTGGGGACGTAATCAAATTACTGTGTCTAAGATGAAGCAAATTGGAGAAGCGTCTATTAAACATGGCTTTAGTCCACTACTTAAATAA
- a CDS encoding NAD(P)/FAD-dependent oxidoreductase has translation MKKEVLRICIVGGGFGGLYTALRLSKLFLEEDECPTITLIDKNNYFLFTPLLYELITDEIEEWEITPSFRKLLVRTNILFKQGLVTNIDTKKQIIQLENKNNLHYDKLVLAMGVGPSLDSCNGAKQNSIPFRTLNDVHRIKEHLLSLERKQTEKIHIAIVGGGSSGVEIACKLADLLGEKARIRLIEKNKNILKDYSSFSQNVAGKALKSRHIFVNLKTEVTQVSNKNLCLLHKDKSKTIPVDLVIWTIGTKSLEIVNKLLLPKNSRGSLVINSKLQVINHPEIFAIGDIAEYQNNSDNKLYPTAQTAFQQADYCAWNIWASITKNCLLNFSYQPLGEMIVLGNNNAALFSFGIKLDGPLAYIARRLVYLYRLPTQKHQLIVGINSIVKPLFKILSY, from the coding sequence ATGAAAAAAGAAGTATTACGCATTTGTATTGTTGGAGGAGGTTTTGGTGGTCTTTATACGGCTTTACGCCTTTCCAAATTATTTTTGGAAGAAGATGAATGTCCGACAATAACCTTAATTGATAAAAATAATTATTTTTTATTTACTCCACTTCTTTATGAATTAATAACTGATGAAATTGAAGAGTGGGAGATAACTCCGTCTTTTAGAAAGTTATTGGTACGTACAAACATTCTTTTTAAACAAGGGTTGGTAACCAATATTGATACAAAGAAACAAATCATTCAATTAGAAAATAAAAATAATTTACATTATGATAAGCTTGTGCTTGCTATGGGGGTAGGTCCCTCTTTAGATAGTTGCAATGGAGCTAAACAGAATTCTATTCCATTTCGAACACTCAATGATGTTCATCGCATTAAAGAGCATTTACTTTCCTTGGAAAGAAAACAAACTGAAAAAATCCATATAGCCATTGTTGGTGGTGGAAGCAGTGGGGTAGAAATAGCCTGTAAATTAGCAGATCTCCTAGGAGAAAAAGCTAGAATTCGCTTAATAGAAAAAAATAAAAATATCTTAAAAGACTACTCCTCTTTTAGTCAAAATGTTGCAGGTAAAGCGCTAAAGTCTCGTCATATCTTTGTTAATTTAAAAACGGAAGTTACTCAAGTTTCCAATAAAAACTTATGTCTACTACATAAAGATAAAAGTAAGACTATTCCTGTAGATTTAGTAATTTGGACTATAGGGACTAAAAGTTTAGAAATTGTTAATAAATTACTATTACCCAAAAACTCGAGAGGATCATTAGTAATTAACTCTAAATTACAAGTAATTAATCATCCTGAGATTTTTGCAATTGGTGATATTGCAGAATATCAAAATAATTCAGACAACAAATTATATCCAACAGCTCAAACTGCATTTCAACAAGCAGATTATTGTGCTTGGAATATTTGGGCATCAATTACAAAAAATTGTCTTTTAAATTTTTCTTATCAGCCATTGGGAGAAATGATTGTACTAGGTAATAATAATGCTGCATTATTTTCCTTCGGAATTAAGCTAGATGGCCCGTTAGCTTATATTGCAAGACGTTTAGTTTATTTGTATCGCTTACCTACTCAGAAACACCAACTAATTGTAGGAATAAATTCTATAGTAAAACCATTGTTTAAAATATTGTCATATTAA
- the priA gene encoding primosomal protein N', producing the protein MLPKQKYFTKSDQSNFQLVEVLVDCPGLEKPYTYGVPVNLLIKPGDIVNVPFKARVIGGIVLNYVDSFPHNIDYKKIKYVNDVITTSVFSEKYWKMLNQVAQYYHTDLVNVIKAALPPRLLGKSQRRIRLVTKIVNQEDGDLPDSSIKILNLLQKEKSKSYSVKYLQNKIKDYYKGIKVLKNRNWIEDYLEMPKNSQVKQQKLVIQLKNNNSSNLTVKQLAVLEALQLNNGSMPLTELLTWSQVSCSVVQALEKKKYLYTEYREKLRLSKQKVEKIRLAKTLTTNQSKALNVINSLQKYAEVLLHGVTGSGKTEVYMQAISTLLDKGKSALVLVPEIGLTPQLMDSFQGRFGVLVSVYHSNLSDGERYDTWRQMLSEKPQIVIGTRSAVFAPLPNLGLIILDEEHDSSFKQTQIAPTYHARKVAKMRGILENCPIILGSATPSLESWVSVHYSKLPSSNSYYLSLPERVNLRPLPSIEIIDMRNELKQGNKSIFSRSLQKSLNNLKKQQHQAILFIGRRGHSTFVSCRSCGYVIKCPNCDVSLVYHYDSNSHGVLKCHYCNSSRTQPIKCPECKSPYFKFFGNGTQKVTEALNKEFPELSFLRFDSDTTRYKDSYRSLLNKFSQGKVDVLVGTQMLTKGLDVEKVTLVGVISADGLLYLSDYYASERAFQTLIQVSGRAGRGKEPGQVIIQTYVPENTVIQTVKEHNYESFVHKELIRRKELNLPPYGHLILIQLSSLNAMEVEKTAEIFANFLAKNISLDCEILGPAPANITKLEKRYRWQILLKFKSHLQTTTSEIKAWYKICPSSVKLKIDIDPIYIS; encoded by the coding sequence ATGCTTCCTAAACAAAAATATTTTACTAAATCTGATCAATCGAATTTTCAACTGGTTGAAGTTTTAGTTGATTGTCCAGGATTAGAAAAACCATACACTTATGGTGTTCCTGTAAATTTATTAATAAAACCTGGCGATATTGTAAATGTTCCTTTTAAAGCAAGAGTTATAGGAGGTATTGTCCTGAATTATGTTGATTCTTTTCCTCATAATATTGACTACAAAAAGATTAAATATGTCAATGATGTAATTACAACGAGTGTTTTTTCTGAGAAATATTGGAAAATGCTAAATCAGGTTGCTCAATACTATCATACAGATTTAGTTAATGTTATTAAAGCAGCTCTACCTCCAAGACTTTTAGGAAAGTCACAAAGAAGAATTCGTTTAGTAACAAAAATAGTAAATCAAGAAGACGGAGATCTTCCTGATTCTAGTATCAAAATTTTAAATTTACTTCAGAAAGAAAAAAGCAAAAGCTATAGTGTTAAATATCTGCAAAACAAGATTAAGGATTATTACAAAGGAATTAAAGTTTTAAAAAATCGAAACTGGATAGAGGATTACCTAGAAATGCCTAAGAATTCTCAAGTCAAGCAGCAAAAATTAGTAATACAATTAAAAAATAATAATTCTAGTAATTTAACTGTAAAACAGTTAGCAGTTTTAGAGGCTTTACAGCTTAACAACGGTAGTATGCCACTAACTGAACTATTGACTTGGAGTCAAGTTAGTTGTTCAGTAGTTCAGGCTTTGGAAAAGAAAAAATATCTATATACTGAGTATAGAGAAAAACTAAGATTATCAAAACAAAAAGTTGAAAAAATAAGACTGGCAAAGACTCTAACAACAAACCAATCTAAAGCTTTAAATGTTATTAATAGCTTGCAAAAATATGCCGAAGTACTGTTGCATGGAGTAACTGGCTCGGGTAAAACTGAGGTTTATATGCAGGCAATCTCTACATTGTTAGATAAAGGAAAATCTGCATTAGTTTTAGTACCTGAGATTGGTTTAACTCCTCAGCTGATGGATAGCTTTCAAGGAAGATTTGGTGTTCTTGTTTCTGTTTATCATAGTAACTTATCTGATGGAGAAAGATATGATACTTGGCGGCAGATGTTAAGTGAAAAGCCTCAGATAGTTATTGGTACTAGATCAGCAGTCTTTGCTCCTTTACCCAATTTAGGATTAATAATTTTAGATGAAGAACATGATTCTAGTTTTAAGCAAACACAAATTGCTCCAACCTATCATGCAAGAAAAGTAGCTAAAATGAGAGGGATTTTAGAAAATTGTCCGATCATTCTGGGTTCAGCAACACCTTCCCTAGAGTCATGGGTTTCTGTTCATTATTCCAAGCTACCATCTTCTAATTCATACTATTTATCTTTACCAGAGAGAGTCAACCTAAGACCACTACCATCAATTGAAATTATTGATATGAGAAATGAGTTAAAGCAAGGAAATAAATCAATTTTTAGTCGTTCCTTGCAAAAATCATTAAACAATTTAAAGAAACAACAACATCAAGCAATTCTTTTTATTGGTCGTAGAGGACACAGTACATTTGTATCGTGTAGAAGTTGTGGCTATGTTATAAAGTGCCCGAATTGTGATGTTTCACTTGTCTATCATTATGATAGTAACTCTCATGGAGTATTGAAGTGTCATTACTGTAACAGTTCAAGAACTCAGCCCATAAAATGCCCTGAATGTAAATCTCCATATTTTAAGTTTTTTGGGAATGGAACTCAAAAAGTGACAGAAGCTTTAAACAAAGAATTTCCTGAGCTAAGTTTTTTGAGATTTGATAGTGATACTACTCGTTATAAGGACTCTTACCGTAGTTTGTTGAATAAGTTTTCTCAAGGTAAAGTTGATGTTTTAGTAGGAACACAAATGCTAACGAAAGGGCTAGATGTAGAGAAAGTCACTTTAGTAGGTGTTATATCTGCAGATGGATTGTTATATCTATCGGATTATTATGCTTCAGAAAGAGCTTTTCAGACATTAATACAAGTATCAGGAAGAGCCGGGAGGGGGAAAGAACCTGGACAGGTAATTATACAAACTTATGTTCCTGAGAATACTGTTATTCAAACAGTCAAAGAACATAATTATGAATCTTTTGTACATAAAGAATTGATTCGAAGAAAAGAACTAAATCTTCCCCCTTATGGACATTTAATATTGATTCAGTTAAGTAGTTTAAACGCTATGGAAGTTGAGAAAACAGCTGAAATTTTTGCTAATTTTTTAGCAAAGAACATTAGTTTAGATTGTGAAATTTTAGGTCCTGCACCTGCTAATATAACAAAGTTAGAAAAACGTTATCGATGGCAAATATTACTTAAATTTAAATCACATTTACAAACAACTACTTCCGAAATTAAAGCTTGGTATAAGATATGTCCATCATCAGTTAAACTTAAAATTGATATTGACCCAATATATATTAGTTAG
- the hpnJ gene encoding hopanoid biosynthesis associated radical SAM protein HpnJ has protein sequence MKKTLFLSPPSFDGFDGGAGSRYQAKREITSFWYPTWLAQPAALVPGSKLVDAAAHYQTVEDVLSIAKDYELVIMYTSTPTLPNDVKCAEAIKKQNPTTEIGLLGAHAAVLPTQTLEENPVLDFVCRTEFDYTCKELAEGKPYDTIKGLSYRDKFNNIKHTDERPLVQDWDSMPSVFPVYQKDLDFRKYFIGYLLHPYVSLYTGRGCPAKCTFCLWPQTIGGHDYRAKSPNVVGQEMALAKSIWGNSVQEYFFDDDTFTIDKKRVIAISEHLKKLNLTWSCNARANLDYETLKTLRNNGLRLLLVGFESGNQKVLDGVKKGIKLEVARKFMANCTKLGIKVHGAFIIGLPNETKETIEETIRFACEVSPHTIQVSIASPYPGTELYQQAQDNGWFSNGDLVATSGIQMSTLHYPGLSSSDIEDAVEKMYRRFYFRRRTIIPIVQEMLGNPQMLVRRLREGREFMSYLKERHTRSLANR, from the coding sequence ATGAAAAAAACTTTATTTTTAAGTCCGCCCTCATTTGATGGATTTGATGGAGGTGCAGGATCAAGATATCAAGCAAAGAGAGAAATCACTTCTTTTTGGTATCCTACATGGCTGGCACAACCAGCAGCTTTGGTTCCAGGCAGTAAACTAGTTGATGCAGCAGCTCATTATCAAACAGTAGAAGATGTTCTTAGTATTGCCAAAGACTATGAACTTGTTATTATGTACACTAGTACTCCGACTTTACCAAATGATGTAAAGTGTGCTGAAGCTATTAAAAAACAAAATCCTACAACTGAGATAGGGCTATTGGGAGCACATGCGGCAGTACTACCAACTCAAACACTAGAGGAGAATCCTGTCCTAGATTTTGTCTGTCGTACTGAATTTGATTACACTTGTAAAGAATTGGCCGAAGGAAAACCTTACGATACAATTAAGGGGCTGAGCTATCGAGATAAATTCAACAACATAAAGCACACTGACGAACGACCACTCGTCCAAGATTGGGATTCAATGCCAAGTGTTTTCCCTGTGTATCAAAAAGATCTTGATTTTCGTAAATACTTTATTGGCTATTTACTTCATCCATACGTCTCTTTATATACAGGAAGAGGTTGTCCTGCTAAGTGTACTTTTTGTCTATGGCCACAAACTATTGGAGGTCATGATTATCGAGCCAAAAGTCCTAATGTTGTTGGACAAGAGATGGCTTTAGCCAAGTCGATTTGGGGAAATTCTGTACAAGAATACTTTTTTGATGATGATACTTTTACTATTGATAAGAAACGTGTTATTGCCATTAGCGAACACCTAAAGAAACTGAATTTGACCTGGAGTTGTAATGCACGTGCTAATTTAGATTACGAAACTCTTAAGACTTTACGTAATAACGGATTAAGATTGTTATTAGTAGGTTTCGAATCTGGTAATCAAAAAGTTCTTGATGGTGTAAAGAAAGGAATTAAACTAGAAGTAGCTCGTAAATTTATGGCAAATTGCACTAAATTAGGGATCAAAGTGCATGGAGCTTTTATTATCGGATTACCAAACGAAACAAAAGAGACTATTGAAGAGACTATACGTTTTGCATGTGAAGTAAGTCCCCATACTATTCAAGTATCTATTGCCTCTCCTTATCCAGGAACAGAACTATATCAACAAGCACAAGATAATGGATGGTTTAGTAACGGAGATTTAGTTGCTACTTCTGGTATTCAAATGTCTACTTTACACTACCCTGGTTTATCATCAAGCGACATTGAAGATGCCGTTGAAAAAATGTACCGTCGTTTTTATTTTCGTCGTCGCACAATTATTCCTATTGTTCAAGAAATGCTCGGAAATCCTCAGATGTTAGTACGCCGTTTGCGAGAAGGACGAGAATTCATGTCTTATTTAAAAGAACGTCATACTCGAAGTCTTGCTAATCGTTAA
- a CDS encoding aldehyde oxygenase (deformylating), translated as MQELALRSELDFNNETYKDAYSRINAIVIEGEQEAYQNYLDMVHMLPENKDELVRLSKMENRHKTGFQACGKNLNVVPDMQYAKEFFSQLHENFQIAKNEKKVVTCLLIQALIIEAFAIAAYNIYIPVADPFARKITENVVKDEYKHLNFGEVWLGKNFESSKLELEEANKTNLPIVWRMLNEVEQDASVLGMEKEALVEDFMISYGEALGNIGFSTREIMRMSSHGLRTS; from the coding sequence ATGCAAGAGCTTGCTTTACGATCAGAACTTGACTTTAATAACGAGACTTATAAAGATGCGTATAGCCGCATCAATGCCATTGTTATTGAAGGAGAACAAGAAGCTTATCAAAACTACCTTGACATGGTACATATGCTACCAGAAAACAAAGATGAACTAGTTCGCCTTTCAAAAATGGAAAATCGTCATAAAACAGGCTTCCAAGCTTGTGGTAAGAATTTAAATGTTGTTCCTGATATGCAATATGCTAAGGAATTCTTTTCTCAACTTCATGAAAATTTTCAAATAGCGAAGAATGAAAAAAAGGTTGTCACTTGTTTATTGATTCAAGCTTTGATTATCGAAGCTTTTGCGATCGCTGCTTATAACATTTATATTCCTGTAGCAGATCCCTTCGCTCGTAAAATCACTGAAAATGTTGTTAAAGATGAATATAAACATCTAAATTTTGGTGAAGTCTGGTTGGGGAAAAATTTTGAATCATCTAAATTGGAACTAGAAGAAGCAAATAAAACAAATTTACCCATTGTCTGGAGGATGCTAAATGAAGTTGAACAGGATGCCAGCGTACTAGGAATGGAAAAAGAAGCACTGGTTGAAGACTTTATGATTAGTTATGGAGAAGCATTAGGAAATATTGGTTTCTCTACTCGCGAAATAATGAGAATGTCTTCTCATGGTTTACGTACCTCTTAA
- the tgt gene encoding tRNA guanosine(34) transglycosylase Tgt, which translates to MKFSFQLQKKCCNTQARVGVYSTPHGIVETPRFMPVGTIAAVKGITPAQLETTEVQMILANTYHLHLQPGENIIEKAGGLHKFMHWNGPILTDSGGFQVFSLSKLREISELGVTFRSPKDGRIIKLTPEKSINIQNALGADVIMAFDECPPGSANYQTVEAATNRTYRWLKRCIEAHSRTKEQALFGIVQGGTYPKLRLKAISSLIELNLPGYAIGGVSVGEEPSLIQDIVQFSAPLLPENKPRYLMGVGTYKEIAMAIASGIDLFDCVIPTRFGRHGTALVAGERWNLKNSKFREDFMPLDEECTCYTCQNFTRAYLNHLIRSQEVLGYTLLSLHNITELVKFTQNIRKSILNNSFIEDFKFWLT; encoded by the coding sequence GTGAAATTTTCTTTCCAACTACAAAAAAAATGTTGTAACACTCAAGCTAGAGTAGGAGTTTATTCTACTCCTCATGGAATAGTAGAAACTCCTAGATTCATGCCAGTAGGAACAATAGCTGCGGTAAAGGGAATTACACCTGCGCAGTTAGAAACTACAGAGGTACAAATGATTTTAGCTAACACTTATCATCTTCATTTGCAACCAGGCGAAAACATAATAGAAAAAGCAGGTGGATTACATAAGTTTATGCATTGGAATGGTCCAATCTTAACTGATTCTGGAGGTTTTCAAGTCTTTAGTCTCAGTAAACTTAGAGAAATTTCTGAATTGGGAGTAACATTTCGTTCTCCAAAGGATGGTCGTATAATTAAATTAACACCAGAAAAATCAATTAATATTCAAAATGCGTTAGGAGCAGATGTTATTATGGCTTTTGATGAATGTCCTCCAGGTAGTGCTAACTATCAAACTGTTGAAGCTGCAACTAATCGTACTTACCGTTGGTTAAAAAGATGTATAGAAGCTCATAGTAGAACAAAAGAACAAGCTTTATTTGGTATTGTTCAAGGAGGGACTTATCCTAAACTAAGACTCAAAGCCATATCATCGCTAATTGAATTAAATTTACCAGGTTATGCCATTGGTGGAGTTAGTGTTGGAGAAGAACCTTCTTTAATTCAAGATATTGTACAATTTTCTGCCCCGCTACTTCCTGAAAATAAGCCTCGTTACCTTATGGGAGTAGGTACATATAAAGAGATAGCTATGGCAATTGCTTCTGGGATAGACTTATTTGATTGTGTCATCCCTACACGTTTTGGTCGCCATGGAACAGCATTAGTTGCTGGAGAACGCTGGAATCTTAAAAATTCTAAATTCCGAGAAGATTTTATGCCTCTTGATGAAGAATGTACTTGTTATACATGCCAAAATTTTACAAGAGCATACTTAAATCATTTAATAAGATCACAAGAAGTACTAGGTTATACTCTTTTGTCGTTACATAATATTACTGAGCTTGTTAAATTTACTCAAAATATTCGAAAATCTATCTTAAATAATTCTTTCATTGAAGACTTTAAATTCTGGTTAACTTGA